One Chitinophagaceae bacterium C216 genomic window carries:
- the azr gene encoding FMN-dependent NADPH-azoreductase codes for MNIEIISGSPRKESLTVRAAYTLQQWFEKNTSHHIGIIDCREFQLPWVERAFNSIDNTPDEWKPLFERIFKADAFIFVSPEYNGSYSPALKNLVDHFPKQLHKALGIVTASNGALGGMRAAQQLILLGAGVFTIVSPQLLIIPQIDKKIDAQGNLLEPAFEKSIHNFASEFLWLAEKLAQ; via the coding sequence ATGAACATTGAAATTATATCCGGTAGTCCCAGAAAAGAAAGTTTAACCGTAAGAGCAGCATATACTTTACAACAATGGTTTGAAAAAAATACCAGTCATCATATAGGTATTATCGACTGTAGAGAATTTCAGCTTCCATGGGTAGAAAGGGCATTTAATTCTATTGACAATACTCCTGATGAATGGAAACCACTGTTTGAACGCATTTTTAAAGCTGATGCTTTTATCTTCGTGTCACCGGAATATAATGGCAGTTATTCTCCTGCATTAAAAAATTTGGTAGATCATTTTCCCAAACAATTACATAAAGCGCTGGGCATTGTTACAGCTTCGAATGGTGCATTAGGAGGCATGAGAGCTGCTCAGCAGCTGATTTTACTGGGAGCAGGAGTATTTACTATCGTCAGCCCACAACTACTGATTATCCCGCAGATTGATAAAAAAATAGACGCACAAGGCAATTTGCTGGAACCCGCCTTTGAAAAAAGCATCCACAATTTCGCTTCCGAGTTTTTGTGGCTGGCAGAAAAATTAGCACAATAG
- the cmoA_2 gene encoding Carboxy-S-adenosyl-L-methionine synthase, giving the protein MKSTIDEIRERFDKDVERFSNLETGQQSTIDSTISLELITEAAKRVVPHATHLLDVGCGAGNYTLKMLSKLPSLHCSLVDLSKPMLERAESRIKAVPNGGIEIYQGDIRTISLPELSFDIILAGAVLHHLREDQDWENTFQKLYKLLKPGGCLFISDLVTQEDEAVHHFIWEQYGKYLEGIGGAAYRNKVMDYIEKEDSPRSLTYQLHLMQKTGFQKIEVLHKHLCFAAFGGIK; this is encoded by the coding sequence ATGAAATCCACTATTGACGAAATTCGTGAAAGATTCGATAAAGACGTAGAACGTTTCTCCAATTTGGAAACCGGCCAGCAATCCACTATTGATTCCACGATTTCGTTGGAGCTGATTACCGAAGCGGCCAAAAGAGTTGTTCCTCATGCCACCCATTTGCTGGATGTAGGCTGTGGTGCCGGGAACTATACGCTGAAAATGCTTTCCAAGCTACCCTCTTTACATTGTAGTCTCGTAGACCTGAGTAAGCCCATGCTGGAAAGAGCCGAAAGCAGAATCAAAGCCGTGCCCAATGGAGGCATCGAAATTTATCAAGGAGATATACGTACCATATCGTTACCTGAATTATCGTTCGATATCATTTTAGCTGGTGCTGTTTTACATCACCTGCGCGAGGATCAAGATTGGGAAAATACATTCCAAAAACTATACAAATTATTGAAACCGGGAGGCTGTTTATTTATAAGTGATCTCGTAACGCAGGAAGACGAAGCCGTGCACCATTTTATCTGGGAGCAATATGGGAAATACCTCGAAGGCATAGGAGGAGCGGCTTATCGTAACAAAGTGATGGATTATATCGAAAAAGAAGATTCACCACGCTCTCTCACCTATCAGTTACATCTTATGCAAAAAACAGGATTTCAAAAAATAGAGGTTTTACATAAGCATTTATGCTTTGCAGCCTTCGGTGGTATTAAATAA